Part of the Ziziphus jujuba cultivar Dongzao chromosome 8, ASM3175591v1 genome is shown below.
GCCAAAGAAGGCAGCAAATGGCATTACTCAATGCTTCACTTCGATCCCAGCTGCCTTCTGAATCGATCAAGGTCAACAAATTGTTTTTCTCTCTCGCTGgctattatttctttcttaattttgtttttagtacAACTTTACTAACTAGGTTAATTTTGCACAgtagttattatatttttgcttatttGTACAAGATTAATTTCATACGAAACATTTTTTGGCATATGGATATTGGAGATCAGGACAGTGAGAGGTTCTGATTTTGCATTTAGGGTTTTGTTAatgatgaaaattaaaattaacaggGAAAGCGCTCGGTCTCCGACCATATTAATGAAGCCGTGAATCATATAAATAACATGAAGAACAAGATCGAGCAACTTACGGTAAAGAAAGATAAGCTTGAAAGTTCATCAAATATATCAACAAGCAGCCCCAAAAGTGAGAGTAGTTCAGAAAAGCAGTGTTTGGCTAACTCGATTGTAATTCGGCCTTTTTGGGGTGGAATAGAGATTGTGATAAGTAGTGGAGGCCTTAGAGGGAAGGATCTGCCTCTATCATGTGTGCTTGAAGTACTAGTTCTTGAAGAAGGATTGAATGTGGTGAGGTGTGCTTCTACCAGAGCAAATGGAACGCTGATTCACACAGTTCAAGCCGAGGTAATTTCATAatactttcatatatatatatatatatatatggatcacCATCCACAATCTAAATTTCTACCACATAGAGTTTCTAATACATTAGTTTATGATCATCATAATGCGAGAATTATGTCTTACACTGTTTCGCAGGTTGATGATATAAACCGTATTGATTTGTCTGAGCTGCAACAGAAACTAAGCATGTGCTGTCCCGACTGACATTACTGCAGTCTCTTTTTATGGagtactctatatatatatatatatatatagatattcccTGCATTGCTTTGGTCTGAACTTTGACATTAAATATCGTTTTGACGTCTGTAGAAACTTGCTGATGCTTCAGGTTCTATTTCCAGTGTATTTGAAACCTTTGCAGTGCtctatgtgaaaattattttaagatatctCTTATGTTACTCTTTAAAATATCTCCTATGTTACTCTTTAAAATTGTGTGCATgttgtatatttttcttttttcttctctttttcttttaaggaaAATGTTGTCTTTTTATGTTTGCGAGAtttgttatttcatttattCTTCTTCCTATCCAAATGCATGTCGAAATTAGCAACTAAAATGATGCAACTAGCTTTGGCATTCAACCGTTCAGAAATGTTTTGTACGATCATATTTGGGATGAATTAGTAGTGTGTTCTAATGAAATGTTCATTACACATTTTTCTTAAGAAATGTGTGTTAATCTCTAAGGAATGAACATTTCATTCATTcctattcttatatatatatatatatatatatatatatatatatttatttatttatttattttctctccaTTCTgtgtaattctagtttttctTCCTATTTTTTTGTCATATTACTTTTTTCTCTCGCTAGCTAGTTTCTGTTTTCAATTTAagtctttatatataaatatatattgagaaTTTATCTCTAATTTGTTTACTCTTTCTCTTCTTGATtgtaacttaaaaataaatctacAGCTTAAAATAATTCTTCAATGTAACATTTTTTTGTCTTCAATAAATTTCTGTTTAATGGATATGTTATAGCTTTTCTGTTGCGCATGTTGAATGATTATTAATGCAAATACTCCTGATTGACTTTTCTTCAAACTTACAGATCCTCTAACCTCTATGTTCAGGTTTAATTTCTTTAACTAGAGTCTTCGTTATTGTCaatgaacaaaaataataatctaatttgctaattatttatataacttatacaaaaatataggataataataataataacactaaAGAATGATCTAATAATTATGAAACTAAACAAGGTCGtttctataaaaaaaacataatgtggACCTTTCAAAAGTCAAATGGATTCAAGGTTTTTTCCTACATTTATATACAGTAATATTGGTCCCTCCTCCATTTTTGGGGTGGAGAAATTGAAcgctatatataaataaaagtatttatggTGAAACTTTTTCATTTCGTTGCTTTGATTTGAATACCTGTAACCTTTGTTCTAAAAAAGAATGCCAGGAGCGTTGACGCTTTAACATGTGTAAGCATTTTTGTCCCTAGTGTTGATTATAAAGTACCGGCTAGGTAATTGCGCTCTAGCTGTTTCCCCGCATATATATAAAGGTGCATGCTTGGAAATGATGTTCATTGAGGAGCTTTGGGTCTTCAATCACtttttttatcttcattttcaTGTTCACTGTTTATTATATACTAACTCATTTAAAAGCATAATTagcaaagaaataaaacaaactaagtaaaaaaatataaccgCTTTGCTTTCCAGAGATGAAATGAAATTCCGTTATACAAGattagaaatggaagaaaaaaagtGAACAGAAGATCCCATTCTTTACTGAGAGTTTGATATGAATTGGTTATGGTGGAAGACATATATCACATACACAAAATCTCTCCTCTcccaaacaattaaaaaaataaattaattaaaactcaAGTTTTCtgtctaatattttttaaagaaaattacataaatctcctttttttggttgtaatcttatttttttttcatacgaatatacacacatatgacatatatatatatattgattgtgGTCAtgcataatattttttattttatatgcgGATTGAATGTACAGAACTGCATTAAAGGaatgttaatatattaatgGAAAGAATTTTTACTTGTAAATTTAATGTTCCTAACTACATCCAAAACCATTGTAATAAATTGTTAAAACCATAATTcctcaaataaaagtttaagGTTTAATACTTTAATCTCTCACtccaacataaaataataataataatgaataggATAAATATGTGAAGTTCCATATCGGTTagaaaggaaaacgaagcacGCTTTATAAAGTGGTGTGGATATATTTTCCGTATGAtccgttcccatgagggaaagtaaaaccgtgtgggctgggtccaaaacggacaatatcatGATTGTGCCTGGAAGCCCggaccagtgggactggcaagtaggggttggaagaggattctccCTAACCAttacgacgcgttttgacaaaaccttgagggctgggttgtaaaaaGATTCcccaaaaccttgagggctgggttgtaagaggattctccaagtgcaaaaaggacaatatcggacgcgGCTTACAAATAAGTTGTAATGTATATATAatgggttgtaaaaggattccccaagcccaaagaagacaatatcggACGCGGCTTACAAATaagttatgtatatataatgggttgtaagagaattcTCTAAGCCCAAAGAAAACAATATCGGACGCGGCTTACAAATAAGTtgtaatgtatatataatagCCATTTACTTTCAGTTTAACTTAAAATAacttcaataatattatttaacgaACAGCTCACAACATTTgttgtatattatttttatcactttttaaaataacaatgcTATTTAACAAATAGCTCACTACATTTATATAATCTCgttgtatattatttttatcattatttaaattactgtaaaagatatttaataattattcatatttacaaaaatctatgattgaatattttaaatatgtttagaAGTATACGATCAAAAACGTCTTCAAAGTTGTTCATAAATTTAATACCTAACACTTCAACAAATAAATCTTTGACATCCTTTAATAGTATGAAATCAAATGCCTCATTAATGTTTGATTGAGCACGGCTTTACATGTTCTTATATGTTCTACCAGTACTAGGGTCAAATATACCTATGATCTCAATTTCaaacatttaaacaaaaaaattggcaCCATGAGTTTATTTGTTAACACAAAAAAAGCCACTGCAATACGGGGGAAAGCTTTTTTGGCATCCACTTTTTCCACTCTTGGAATGAGATCCACTCTTGGCAACTCTTGGAATGAGATGCGACTGTCGATTTCCTTCGTCCAAAAGCCTCTAATCGTCATGTCAGTAGATTTGCAAAGACCAAAGATACACCAAGACAATATATGGAAGAAGCAAGTGAGATGAGATAGAAAGGCTGTCAAAGTATATGCTGAAACGAAGGTTTTGACTTATGGAGTGAGTTGTCGAAATTGTGGAGTGAGTAGTAAGAATTAAGCTTTTAGTCTTTAGATTTTGTGTCTAATTTTGGTGTTTGATTTTGTGAAAGAGACATTATTTTGAGTTCACTTTGGGATTGCATGAATTATAAGTGTTTTgagtattaataataatatataaaattattttatatttttttatatatttaaatgatagtgtatagaaattaaaactgtataaaattgttttgaaattataaaaagaacttTTCTAAGATACAATCTACCAATAACTACTAAATTAGTAGgtgattaattttatatgtcAAACAGGttataataaaataggaaagtattcatcacaaaaataataataataataataaaagaaaatgaagctgTTACACCCGAAATCATATTAAATTCATGGCATCTTAAATAATTGTTTGACATTTTGCATTCTAAAAGCCCTTGCACTGCTAGTCACGTCATTTTccattgtcttcttcttcttcttcttcttcttctttgtgtgtgtgtgtgtgtgtgtgtgtgtgtgtgtgtgtgtgtgtgtgtgtgtgtgtgtgtgaaattgCCTCTCCATCTGAATGAGAGAGACATATCAATTATCTCATTTCTGAAACCAATTCTTTCTGTGATTTTGCTTTGAATCATGCTGTTTTCTTGCTTGCTGGGAAGACCTCGGCATCGACCATGAATGTGGCTGGTGTGGTTAAGGATTGATTGCTTACAGCCTCCTCTTGGTCGGTTATCAAGGACACAGTGACACCCATCAATTTGTTCGGCTATGATATGGCTTTCTTGGGTGTTGCTTACTATAACCATTCGAAATTGCAGGTTCTTGAGGCCAAGAAAGCACAAAAGAAGGTTTCTTAGGCTAATGAGGAAGGTAGCAGATTGTTGGAGGGAGAGAAGAAGGACTGGAGAAAATAAATGATTCCCAAtactaaaaatttttttaaaaaaattttaattttttattcaaagggAATGTGGATCAAAATGATGATAATAAGAGCAATATGACCGATgagagagattaaaaaaaaaggggtcgaATTCGGATGGATGAAATTCGTTTAATTttggccccttttttttttttttttttttctcccttttcaTGGTTTTCTTTACTTTTCTAGAACATCGTGCCTATCGGGAATAATCCGGGTTCAGAAATACCATCAATTGGGATGAGAAGAagagtgagggttttgagatcAAGAAGATGGTTATGGCCATACTCCGACGAATCCAAGCTAAGGAGATCCAATGATTGCAATTACTGGTTCAATATTATCAAGAGCGAAGGTAGGAAAGACGACAATGGCTGTGATGGACTAGcctaagtggaaaaaaaaataataacaataaactgACGTTATTATCCCCTGCCTAAGCCTCACATGATCAGCACGTGTTGGGTTCCATTTGGGCTTTTCACATAATGACTAATGGTGCCGAATTATGTAAGTTCATGATGCAAAATATAAGACAAAATTTTATAGGGTGCTATATACCCAATCTGATATAGTTTGGTATTAATTTCCCtaggaataataaaataagagaaaGTACCCCAAGAGTTTTAAACGAAAAATTCAAGGGGGTGGAGGGGCATTAGGACACTTAAAAACGATCTACTATATatctttattataatatatcattttattagaagcttttgaaaaaaaggggaacctttatGCAATTGCACTTTAACAATTCAACTCTGTCCTCTTtttatatttcacatcaatCCCTAACAATGTAAGTTGAATGAACATTAATACGAGAATCAAATCTCAGTTTCTGTTCATTATACTCTCTCATCCCTGGAATTACGTAATTAGTACATCCACGTATGAGTTacatatgttaattaattaatttgatacgTACCTTATACCAAATAAGACCCTTGAATATAAATCATttgatgaccaaaaaaaaaaaatattcggtATTTATTTAGCagatacagtttttttttttttttttccctcatctTTTGAGCTTCTTTTGCAGATTCCATTAAGATTGGCAGACATATACTCTGTTCCTGGCTTTAATTTAGTTGTCAACTCttgttttttttggattttatatctATACTCCACCTTGCTACCTATCTAATTACTTTGTTTATGCATTtgctttatgtttttttaacactttggctaatataataatcaaacaaAAGGTCCACATCATTCCTTCTATTTGTCAATATGCATTAACTAAAATCGATTAATTAGTAGGGATTTCTAAAATATTATGGTCTGCTATTCTTATTAATCAAGGTAAAAGAGCCAGAAAGGAAGAAGTTAGGTAGAGGAGAGCAAAATACAAGAAATTAATGTTTTGCAAAACGGAAACAATTCTTTCAAGAATATGAATTAAGACCAATATTGTAGAGGTATTGTAGAGTAGTATCTGGCTATCAGATGTCAAATAATGGATAATTTCAGTGGATATTAGAGCATTCGGCCTCCCTTTTCCCCACCATTAGAGAAAGACAAATAGAAACCCACAGCCTACTCTTCCTGCATGATCTACTGCTAGCAATTAAGCCACCATCAGATATTTGGAGGGTCATTGTGCAGAGCCTGACCAGCACAACTAGAGGATGGTACAAGGAAACCAAAAGACATATGTATTAGAGGATCCTAAttaattcttcatttttttttttatcatcaggTATGCAAGTTCAAacacaaaatcatttttttgaaaaaaaataagtaaaggatcctctttttttttttttttttttttcatgcttaTGTATGTTTGGTTTTTTCAACACTGGTGATATATATTAACgtatttcttttaactaaaaaataataaatgtttaattaatttgaaattgattatcttttaaaaataaatgatttattaGAGTAAAAATTCACGATCAGCCTTGAAAATCAAGCATACACACACACTCTATATTTGTTACCGTGTATTGATTAGCAGATGATCAGCATCAATCTTTAAAAGGACACGGCCCAAAATGGTCAGACTCAACCTTCCATGGTCATTTTACCAAGATttgagcctttaaataggtaatCGTTCAATTTCCTACCAAAAGAAAAACGTtactaaatataattaaacaaatgtGTCCCTGACAGCACCATATACAATTATTTATGTGACCTTCCTTGAACTATTTTTGCTAATTTGCGACTTCTTTTAATCTTGTCGTAGTTGACGTGAACATTTTGGTTGTTTCATTTGATTGAACTTtctaccttttttctttttttttatactaaaaaaatCGGTGCTCCGATTGTCCCCTTTGAGTACACATCAATTTTAGACAATGAGGATTCTCTTTATATTTGTCATTTTTGAATGACAATTAACTTCCCTTAGttttccttaaaaataaataaataaataaaaataaacgttTCATTAGttgcccccccaaaaaaaaaaaaaaactatatttattataatgaatTGGGTACAGCTAATTGATGCTGACGTGTGGGGGAGCTGGTTTTGGTCTTTACATTTTGCTTACTCAAGGTTAAATAGCTGCTATAATCAACTCACACGCATCCTTAGTTTTGAAGGGTCAGGATTGAATCGATTGATGGATTAGTAAGGGTTGAGTTCATATTCATGCTAATAAAACTATAATAATGTCATTttcaattgaataaataaaagcaatatCATAATATTACATTCagtaatattatttcaatttgaaataaataaacaaatataagaaaaataaaatagaaaaacactATAAATTTGCTACTTAATTATCAATGTAAAGGGTAGTATTTGATTAAAGAGCATAAAATATTCCCTAAGAATGTGTGattaataacaaattttaaaaaaaatgtgatatttCCAATGAAAAATATAGATTGACAAAAGCCAACAAACACTAGAATACATCAGCTTGAATAATGCTGATGctaaaatttgtttaatttgccATTGAAAACCAAAGTGCTTGACTTCCAAGGTTTTCCTCTTGTCTTCACCATACGACTCCTTCTCTTTGCTTTGGCATTTCCAAGATATTTCATATCTTTCCTGCTTGATCAATCCTCTTCTTTCCCTCAGCCCATCTTCAAACCCCTTTGCTATACATATAattccatcttcttctttttttgctttttttatttattattattattattatttttttttttttttgggtcttccaCAAGAAAAATGCAATACTTGAGCTGTTTTTGCTGCATCTCTCAGAAAGAAGATCCAGATGAATCTAGCAGGTGATTCATATGCTATTGAATTTGAACTACAACACACCTAAAATTCAAATGGgtatataacctttttttttttttatcttttctttattttgggaATTTTTAGGGGACAGAATAAAGATTATCCGTGGCAAATATACTCACTGAAGGAGCTTTTGCATGCCACAAACAACTTCCATAATGATAGCAAAATTGGTGAAGGAGGGTTTGGAAGCGTCTATTGGGGTCGAACAAGTAAAGGCGTCGAGGCAATCATGTCCatcttttttaattcctttttgaatatttgatcatttcttttgtttattaaaattatgaaaaacaaaTCCTCAGAatctattaaaaatttgattacaatcaaagaaaaaggccaaaaaaaaaaagttttagttaCCGATTTAGGCTGCTTATTGACCAATATATTATTGCATGAGCAGATAGCTGTAAAACGCCTGAAGACGCTGAGTGCAAAGGCAGAGATGGAATTTGCAGTGGAAGTGGAAATACTTGGGAGGGTTAGACATAAGAACTTGTTAGGCTTAAGGGGATTCTACGCCGGCGGCGATGAAAGGCTTATAGTTTATGATTATATGCCTAATCATAGCTTAATCACTCATTTGCACGGCCAACTCTCTGCGGATTGTCTTCTTGATTGGCCAAGAAGGATGAACATCATCATTGGATCAGCTGAAGGTTTAGCGTAAGTAATTGACAAAAAATACCATCTTTATATAATTTGCACAACAGATTTTTAAGACATACTTTTTTTGAACCATTAATTCAAAGATTCTTCTTAAACCAATATAGTAGAAGAATATGCATGCTTAAGTTTTAGCAATTAATTTCTCACTGATCATGATTAATTAGTCCCAGTTAGATCAATTTGTTTCAGAATTTAGatgtcatatttttatttatgtgtaaaattcaatattatatGTTTAAGGTACTTGCACCACGAGGCCAATCCTCATATAATACACAGAGATATAAAAGCCAGTAACGTGCTTTTAGACACTGAGTTTCAAGCAAAAGTTGCTGATTTTGGATTTGCAAAACTAATTCCCGAAGGTGTTACCCATCTGACAACTAGAGTAAAAGGAACACTTGGGTATTTGGCACCGGAATATGCTATGTGGGGAAAAGTTTCTGAGAGCTGTGATGTATACAGCtttgggattttgctattggaaatAATTAGTGGTAAAAAACCCATAGAGAAACTACCCGGAGGAGTAAAACGTGACATTGTTCAATGGGTCACTCCCTATGTCCAAAAAGGTGCTTTTAATCACATAGCCGATCCGAGGTTGAAAGGTAAGTTTGACCGCGACCAGCTCAAATCCACAGTCATGCTTGCTTTGAAGTGTACAGATGGTAGTCCGGAGAATAGGCCTAGCATGTTTGAAGTGGTTGCTTGGCTTAAGAATAATGGAAGTgtagggaaaaggaaaaaagatgtTTCAGATTTGGAGGAAAAGGCCATGGTAGATGAAGACGAAGGGAAAGACAAAAGTGATACTGGCTATGAAGGATTTGCAGTGGAGCAGTACGGTGGGAAAATGATAAGGGCTAAATCACAAAGAAGatgacttcttcttttttcttttttttttcttattttttttccttttttcttatttttttttttttttttacttttaattttcttttgtgaaACTAGAATATTGTATCTTTACGGgcttggtttttggtttttggttttttgcaaAACTTAGATGTATCTTCTTGGCCTTTGAGCTCTTTTACAATTAAATTAAGTTTACAACTTTACGTAAGCTTAAgaaattgaacaaaattaattagGGCTTGGTCTTCGATGTATATAAAgggttaattaattattaaaagagcATATGTATCTGAATTATATAGTCCTCGATTTTATTTCCTCTAAATTTTGAATTCTGAACTATATCCCTTTGATTTGGTTCTTCAAGCCTGAGTTAGAAATTGACAAATTACACTGCTTTctgcctttttttaaaaaaataaataatccaaaattgATTGTTAGAAAATGTTAAGTGGGTTCTTAGTTTTaaaacgatatatatatatatatatatatatatgatacatcctCCGGATACTATGCCTTGAGAGTTGAGAACCAATAAAGGAATCTTGGCTTTCGAAAGCACAGGAGAGTTACCAGGAAACTTCCTAGTGttttaaaatacattttgtTAGACTTGGATAGAGCAAGAACGTTGGAGGCATAGAAAACCaactagatttttaaaataaataccccaccagacattataaaaaaatgataataataataataataataaaaaaggtaaaaaccACCCAGTCCAAAAAGCATCTTAATTTCGGCAACGTTTGCTTAGTCCTTAGGCTTGGAGTACGTACATGAAGGCCCAATAGAATGGGCTACCTTGTGATTGCCGACAAAAGCTTCTACTTGACTCTTTCAAGCATATTGCCATTTGTCGACTTGCCTGTTCTAAAACTCTATACcccttttatttttgtcaaattaccaaaaaaaatataaaaatctaaattcctcttgcttttcatttttttaatcaaactttCTAAcaagatataatattttctgggaaaaaaaatacaaaccaCCAATCAAAATCTACTATATGATCATTTGGGCAATTGAAGTACCTATGTTTGCCAACTGGtggtattttataaaaataaataaaatacaataaaagagatagagagaagaaaaaagagttttgaaaaagaaaataaatgggtttgggctAACTAGTAAGGATACGTTGAGGAAGGCTTAATGGGCTTTGTGTTGGGCTTCCCAACTTCTTTTTGTTCCACGAGAGTGGGAGAGAGcgtaaagaacaaaaacaaagtgGAAAAAGGAATATTTGAGTGTGGATATATTGTACAACTGTACTACAACACATAGGAAAAGTTGCTTTCTACATGGAAAATTCAAGGGACATATAGACATGCATGCATGATATGTAATAAGGCAAAAAAATGTTTGTACCAAATTTATATCAGAggaaaattatgaataaaatgaaCCGTGACTTTGACAATacattctcatttttatttttatttttttgcataagaatttttttgtttgcaaaATTTTAGTAGTTAAATAATGTTTTGGTAATCATCATCCATCACATTCACAGTCGATACGCAAGTAAAAAGCAAAATCCCATCTCAATCAGCTTGCTGATGATTCTGATCCCACTTCAGAAAATGAAAGATTTTTTCAAAGTAAAACCCACTATACACCTATCTTATCTGTCAGTATGTCGGTATCCCAGGTAACACCAGgggatatttcattttttatttctttcaaatatGAAATGCGCTTGGCTGTTGAAATTTCTCGACTACATGGGTCCCGCAACGAGCGCAACCCTCGTGTTTAGTTGTCATCGTTGAGTTTGGAATCCTGAGCAGACCGCCGGTGATAAGCCGGAGGAAGGGGTCAATaatggtcctttttttttttgggtgaaactGGTCAATAATGGTCCTAGCCATGTATACACTGGTTTTTTTACGAAAGAATATAGAGTTCTCAATTCATATAAATGATGATCAAATcatcatattattaattttttaaattgaaaataaataagctGAATCATTTAgatatatttaatcaaatatatttgatgtaataaatttaatgcataatatgtaatataatagatctaaataatcaaactcttttatccttaattttttaaataaaaaatcatatcgGCATCTGAATTGGATTGTATATGGAAATACGCCCTAAGCCAATGAGAAGAGAGAAGTTGTGGGTTTCAATTTTCAGCCTTCGTTTTCATCGGAGTACAgacttcttcttttattttcttttatttttttttaaagaaattgggGAAGGGGGACTTTCTCCTCATACACTGTTTTGGTGCTTGAAATTTCGACCGTGGAGCAGAgactttcctttcctttccccATTGTCAAATAACCACTAATTTCTGAGTAGGCATTATTTAAAGACGAAGTGCCTGTGCCACCAAGGAggaggtaatttttttttttgtggctttTAAATGCCTGCCTCAATTTATTCCCTAATAAGATTATTAAGTTATCAATAAGGCTCAAATTACTTAAttgtttatccaaaaaaaaaaaatgcggtCCATCgtatataaatgtttttttggcttttgtgttttttttttttatatatattattgacttGTATTTAAGTttcactttatttatatttaaattatattaatttttcattttaatatattcatagGCCATTTTACCGCAtgatagtaaataaatttaatgcgtctaactttattattactttactatttatttataatgtatTTATGATCAACTTTAATGTGCTAGGAATataattcttattttatattgatatttagtgGCATAGTAAGTACCacaaattgttatttattaaactAGATTTTTAGTATTAACTCATTAATTAAAGCAACACCTTCAAATTTTAGCATGCTAATACAATTTCAtctcatattgaaaaaaaaattttaacatagcTAATTTAAGATTATACAAAAGGGATGATATTTGTTTGTTCATTGTGAACAAAAATCACTCTTTTATGAATTATCAACATCTTTCACAATGGATAAGAAAAAATAGTTGGCTGTTTATTACAGTTGATAATAAATGGTGAATTCATACTATGAATGTAGTTAATTAtacatgtattatttttatgttaaaaacttaaaataaaaaagtaaatcatttattaatagttaattaaattgttaCATGGAAAATAGATTTCACTTGTGTTTTATCAGCCTTAAGATAAATagtacttttttaaaattaaaaagaaaacacataaaattgtttttttagttGGAAAACAGATTCTAGAATGTGATTGATCCATATGATAGccatgaaatattttaatttcttttatatttttttgaacaataatatattttaaatgttttaaaatttgaccgatagaaataaatattgaaggataattttttaaatcatacaAAGGATAATTAATCAGTGCTTAATGAAGATTTTTAAGAACAAGGGCCGAAACTGTACCATGAACTGCTGCGGGACTCGACCCACATTTTTCCAGCTATCTGTGGGACCTGGACGGAGTCATGTCTTTTCATTATCTTCTAAGAtccattagaaaataaaataatttgattttataattaaaaaattacttaaaTGGAAAATTCCtagatttaaaatcaaaaatGAAGTTTTGTGAtgccca
Proteins encoded:
- the LOC107414374 gene encoding PTI1-like tyrosine-protein kinase At3g15890; amino-acid sequence: MKNKSSESIKNLITIKEKGQKKKVLVTDLGCLLTNILLHEQIAVKRLKTLSAKAEMEFAVEVEILGRVRHKNLLGLRGFYAGGDERLIVYDYMPNHSLITHLHGQLSADCLLDWPRRMNIIIGSAEGLAYLHHEANPHIIHRDIKASNVLLDTEFQAKVADFGFAKLIPEGVTHLTTRVKGTLGYLAPEYAMWGKVSESCDVYSFGILLLEIISGKKPIEKLPGGVKRDIVQWVTPYVQKGAFNHIADPRLKGKFDRDQLKSTVMLALKCTDGSPENRPSMFEVVAWLKNNGSVGKRKKDVSDLEEKAMVDEDEGKDKSDTGYEGFAVEQYGGKMIRAKSQRR
- the LOC107414385 gene encoding transcription factor bHLH118 — translated: MLLKLTMSGSDNRRNSSENDKKKMMHRDSERQRRQQMALLNASLRSQLPSESIKGKRSVSDHINEAVNHINNMKNKIEQLTVKKDKLESSSNISTSSPKSESSSEKQCLANSIVIRPFWGGIEIVISSGGLRGKDLPLSCVLEVLVLEEGLNVVRCASTRANGTLIHTVQAEVDDINRIDLSELQQKLSMCCPD